The genomic stretch AGGAAGCACTTCCTGTCGGGGTGGTGCCGGTTGCCCCGGCAGGTGCCGCACCGGCTGTTGCCAGTGCGACGGCGGGGGCAAAGTCGTGCGGTTCGGGCAGGTGGGCCGCGGTGATCCTCTTGCGGAAGATCCAGTACGTCCACGCCTGGTAGGCAAGCACGAGCGGCACACCAAATGCAGCCACAATGGACATCAGGCCAAGTGTGTAGCTGGACGAGGAGGCGTTCTCCACCGTCAGGTTCCACAGCGGATCCAGCGTCGACGGCAGCACCACGGGATACACGGCGCTGAAGATGGCGGCGGCACCGGCCAGCAGGAACCCGCCCATGGCCAGGAAGCTGAACCCTTCACGCCCGGCCCTGTTGGCCGCCCACGATGTCACGGCGGCAGCAACAGCCACCGCGATCAGCAGCCAGCTGAACCACTTGCCGTTCTCGAGTGCCACGGCGATGGCCCACACGGCCATGGGCGCCAGGCCCACAGGCATCCACCGGCCCACGAGGCGCCGCGCACGGTGGCGGATGTCGCCGTCGGTCTTCAGTGCAACAAAGGCTGCGGCGTGGATGACGGCGAAGCCGACGATGGCCAGGCCGCCGATGACGGCGTACCAGGTAAACCATGCGAACGCCCCGCCAACGCGGTCGCCGTTCTCGTTCAGCGGCAGCCCGGTGGTGGTCAGGGCGAGCATGGCGCCGATGCCGAAGGCTGCCACGAGCGAGCCGAGCGCGATGGCCCAGTCCCACACCGTGCGCCAGGTGTCGTTGTGCACCTTGCCGCGGTATTCAAAGGCCACGGCGCGGAAGATCAGCCCCAGCAGCACAAAGACCAGCGGGATGTACAGGGCGGAGAAGAGCGATGCATACCAGAACGGGAACGCGGCGAACGTGGCGCCGCCAGCCGTCAGCAGCCAGACTTCGTTGCCGTCCCAGACCGGCCCCACGGTGTTGAGCAGGACACGGCGTTCCTTCTCGCCGCGCGCGAAGGTCTTCATGAGCATGCCTACGCCCAGGTCGAATCCCTCAAGAAACAGGTAGCCGATCCACAGCACGGCAATCAGTATGAACCACAAAGTGGGCAGAAAATCCATCATCAATCCTTAGGAATCCAGCGTGGGGAAGGAAGCGGTGCCGGCCGAATGCCGGCGGGGATGGCGCGGCAGGCGGGCCGGGCGCCGGAGGTGCACGGAATCAATACGCAAACGCAAGCACATCGTCGTCTGCCTCCCCGCCCGGGCCGTTTCCGCCGTCGTCCTTCTTCTTTGTCTGGTCCAGCTCAGGCATGGCCGAGACCACCCCGCCGCGGATGAATTTCGTCAGCAGGACCACCTCCACCACCAGCAGCACGGCATACACCGTGGTCAGCGCCACGAGGGAGAAGATCACCTCACCGGCAGAGACGCCCGGCGAGACGGCTGCGGCAGTGAACATGAAGACCTGGTCGACTCCGGACATCGCCGGGTTGGGTGCCACGACGAACGGCTGGCGGCCCATCTCGGTGAAGATCCAGCCCGCGGCGTTGGCACCGAAGGGTGCCAGGATGCCCACCAGGGCCAGTCGCATGAGGCCCTTGGAGCGCGGCACGGTGCCCTTGCGGGTCAGCCACAGGGCCACTGCGGCGGCCGCGGCGGCGAGCCCGCCGAAGCCGATCATCATGCGGAAGCCCCAGTAGGTGACGGGCATGATCGGGACGTAGTTGATTTCCTGGCCGGCGCGGGCGCCGTACATGGGGTCATCCGGCAAGTGGGTGCCGTACTTTTCCTGGTATTCGGGAATGAGCGTGTTCACGCCCTTGATGTCGGTGGTGAAGTCGTTGTGTGCCAGGAAGGAGAGCAGGCCGGGGATTTCCATGACGGCCACGACGTCGGAGCAGTCGCGGCTGCCGACGTTGCCAATCGAGAGGATGGAGAAGCCGGTGCCGTCGTGGCAGGCTGCCTCGGCGGCGGCCATCTTCATGGGCTGCTGTTCAAACATCAGCTTGCCTGACAGGTCGCCTGAAATTGCGGAGCCGGCAAATGCGATCATGGCCACTACGGCACCGAATCGCAGCGACTTGATCCAGACCGAGTGGTCCTTTTTGTCGCGGCCGGGAATGGTGGCGGATTCGCCAACGACGACACGGCCATTGGCGTCCACGGTGTCAATGCCATCCTTGCGGCGGCGCCACAGGTGGTACCAGGAGATACCCAGCAGGAATCCGCCGGCCACGGCCAGTGCGCCGGTGATGGTGTGGAAGAACGCCACCAGGGCGGTGTTGTTGGTGAACACGGCCCAGGCATCAACCATGACGGGGCGCCCGTCGATCATTTCCACGCCCACGGGGTGCTGCATCCACGAGTTGGCCACGAGGATGAAGTAGGCGGAGACGATGGACCCGGCCACCGCGATCCACAGGCAAGCCAAGTGGACCTTCGCGGGCAGCTTTTTCCAGCCGAAAATCCACAGTCCCAGGAACGTGGACTCCACGAAGAACGCCAGCAGCGCCTCCATGGCCAGTGGCGCGCCGAAGACGTCGCCCACAAAGCGGCTGTACTCGCTCCATGCCATGCCGAACTGGAATTCCTGCACAATGCCCGTGGCCACACCCATGATGAAGTTGATCAGGAACAGCTTGCCCCAGAACTTCGTCATGCGCAGGTACGCCTCGTTGCCCGTCTTGTGCCAGCGCGTCTGCAGAATGGCCACCAAGGTGCCGAGTCCAATGGTCAGCGGCACCATCAGGAAGTGGTACACCGTCACTATCCCGAACTGCCACCTGGCAATTTCAAGAGCTTCCACCAACTACCCCTCATCCATGAATTATTACGGCCCGAGTCAATTTCTACGAACTGTAGAATGTTCTAGTTCTACCCCGTGTAGAACTTCCTTGTCAAAAGCTGTATATTTAGGCATGTACGCATGTTTGGCGTACTGTCTTGTATTTTGATGGCCGCAGTAAAGTAGAGGAATTTTGATGGCGACGCTTGGCGATTTGGAAAGAGCTGTCATGGACCTGCTGTGGGAGCATCAGGAGGCCATTACGGCCAACAACCTGCGGGACCTGCTCTCGCAGCGTGCATCGGAAGGCAACGCGGAGGCACGCCCGCTGGCAGTCACCACCGTCCTGACGGTGCTGTCCCGGCTGGAGAAGAAGGGCTTGGTGGAGCGTGAGCGCTCATCGCGCCCGCACCGCTACCGGGCAGTGACCAGCCGTGAAGAGCACACGGCCGAACTCATGATGGAAGTCCTGGGATCCGCACCCGACCGCGAGGCCGTGCTGGCCCGCTTCATCGGCACCGTCAGCGCAGGCGAGGCGCAGACCCTGCGCAAGCTGCTGGGCCACTCCTGACGGACACCGCGCCACCCCCGGCAGGCAGCCGCCACCGAACCGACGGGACCGCCCGCCACCCGGCAGCACCTCCGCAGCCCAATCCTGCCGGCGAGGCAGGGCGGCAGCGGAGGCGGCCGCCGGGCAATCCTTCAGCTGGAAGCGGTAAGTTGTAAACCATGTTTTGGACCTCCTGGTTCCTCGCCGCCTTGGCCGTGATTCTGGCCTGGCCGGTGCCGGTTTTCCTGTCCCGCGCGGCCTGGCCCGCACGGGCCCCTTTTGCCGCCATGGTGCTGTGGCAGTCCATCGCCCTCGCCGGTGGCCTGTCCATGATCGGCGCCATGCTCTGCTGGGGCCTGTCCACCCTCGGCGGGAACCTGCCCAGCGGGTTGCACGGGCTGCTGGGCATCTTCCTGGGCACGGAATCCCTCGACACATTGGGCATCGTGCACGCCTTTGCCCTGAGCGCCGCGGCCCTACTCACGGCACACCTTCTCTTCACGCTTTGGCTGACATATTTCCGCATAGAACGCCAGCGCCGCAAGCACCGCGACCTCCTGCACCTGCTCAGCTCCCCTTCGCACGACCAGCCGGGAACGCTGGTCCTGAACCACCAGGCCCCGGTGGCCTACTGCCTGCCCGGCGGCTCGCGCTCCGTCACCGTACTGTCGGAAGGCCTGCTGGCGCTGCTCTCCCCCGACGAACTGCGGGCGGTCCTGGTGCACGAACAGACACACTTGGCCCAGCGCCACCACC from Arthrobacter stackebrandtii encodes the following:
- the cydB gene encoding cytochrome d ubiquinol oxidase subunit II — protein: MDFLPTLWFILIAVLWIGYLFLEGFDLGVGMLMKTFARGEKERRVLLNTVGPVWDGNEVWLLTAGGATFAAFPFWYASLFSALYIPLVFVLLGLIFRAVAFEYRGKVHNDTWRTVWDWAIALGSLVAAFGIGAMLALTTTGLPLNENGDRVGGAFAWFTWYAVIGGLAIVGFAVIHAAAFVALKTDGDIRHRARRLVGRWMPVGLAPMAVWAIAVALENGKWFSWLLIAVAVAAAVTSWAANRAGREGFSFLAMGGFLLAGAAAIFSAVYPVVLPSTLDPLWNLTVENASSSSYTLGLMSIVAAFGVPLVLAYQAWTYWIFRKRITAAHLPEPHDFAPAVALATAGAAPAGATGTTPTGSAS
- a CDS encoding cytochrome ubiquinol oxidase subunit I yields the protein MEALEIARWQFGIVTVYHFLMVPLTIGLGTLVAILQTRWHKTGNEAYLRMTKFWGKLFLINFIMGVATGIVQEFQFGMAWSEYSRFVGDVFGAPLAMEALLAFFVESTFLGLWIFGWKKLPAKVHLACLWIAVAGSIVSAYFILVANSWMQHPVGVEMIDGRPVMVDAWAVFTNNTALVAFFHTITGALAVAGGFLLGISWYHLWRRRKDGIDTVDANGRVVVGESATIPGRDKKDHSVWIKSLRFGAVVAMIAFAGSAISGDLSGKLMFEQQPMKMAAAEAACHDGTGFSILSIGNVGSRDCSDVVAVMEIPGLLSFLAHNDFTTDIKGVNTLIPEYQEKYGTHLPDDPMYGARAGQEINYVPIMPVTYWGFRMMIGFGGLAAAAAAVALWLTRKGTVPRSKGLMRLALVGILAPFGANAAGWIFTEMGRQPFVVAPNPAMSGVDQVFMFTAAAVSPGVSAGEVIFSLVALTTVYAVLLVVEVVLLTKFIRGGVVSAMPELDQTKKKDDGGNGPGGEADDDVLAFAY
- a CDS encoding BlaI/MecI/CopY family transcriptional regulator, which gives rise to MATLGDLERAVMDLLWEHQEAITANNLRDLLSQRASEGNAEARPLAVTTVLTVLSRLEKKGLVERERSSRPHRYRAVTSREEHTAELMMEVLGSAPDREAVLARFIGTVSAGEAQTLRKLLGHS
- a CDS encoding M56 family metallopeptidase, which encodes MFWTSWFLAALAVILAWPVPVFLSRAAWPARAPFAAMVLWQSIALAGGLSMIGAMLCWGLSTLGGNLPSGLHGLLGIFLGTESLDTLGIVHAFALSAAALLTAHLLFTLWLTYFRIERQRRKHRDLLHLLSSPSHDQPGTLVLNHQAPVAYCLPGGSRSVTVLSEGLLALLSPDELRAVLVHEQTHLAQRHHLLLWAFAAWRSALPWLPTSRLAQESVSSLIEIMADDVALRSVDKPTLVTAIALVASGSDQLPVDALVAGHAAQIDTPTTTSARLGKLLGNAPGLSVFPKLCVIAAALLLLAAPTALLVVPGILP